From Musa acuminata AAA Group cultivar baxijiao chromosome BXJ3-8, Cavendish_Baxijiao_AAA, whole genome shotgun sequence, one genomic window encodes:
- the LOC135644546 gene encoding small ribosomal subunit protein eS10z-like, whose product MIIPKKNRHEICKYLFQEGVLYAKKDYNLAKHPEIDVPNLQVIKLMQSFKSREYVRETFAWQHYYWYLTNDGIEYLRTFLNLPSEIVPATLKKSVRPPTRPFGSGPPGDRPRGPPRFEGDRPRFGDRDGYRGGPRAGPPGDIGDKSGAPPEFQPSFRGGGSRPGFGRGGGGYGQGAPSASFE is encoded by the exons ATG ATCATTCCGAAGAAGAACCGCCATGAGATCTGCAAGTACCTCTTCCAAG AGGGGGTACTGTACGCAAAGAAGGATTATAACCTTGCGAAGCACCCGGAGATTGATGTGCCGAACCTCCAGGTGATCAAGCTGATGCAGAGCTTCAAGTCGAGGGAGTATGTGAGGGAGACCTTTGCTTGGCAGCACTACTACTGGTACCTCACTAATGATGGTATAGAGTACCTGAGAACTTTCCTTAACCTGCCCTCGGAGATCGTTCCTGCCACCCTGAAGAAGTCTGTGAGGCCGCCGACCCGCCCATTTGGCTCTGGTCCTCCTGGTGACCGTCCCAG GGGACCACCCCGGTTTGAAGGAGATAGGCCGAGGTTTGGAGATAGGGATGGTTATCGTGGAGGCCCTCGTGCTGGCCCTCCAGGTGATATTGGTGACAAGAGTGGAGCACCTCCTGAGTTCCAGCCATCTTTCCGG GGTGGCGGCAGCAGACCAGGATTCGGCCGTGGTGGTGGAGGCTATGGACAAGGGGCACCATCTGCATCTTTTGAGTAG